A single genomic interval of Scatophagus argus isolate fScaArg1 chromosome 22, fScaArg1.pri, whole genome shotgun sequence harbors:
- the il22 gene encoding interleukin-22: MKLAAVVSFVRPAVAMLVLLQLLLIGWTERTIANPIHQVLSQPLRNPETYQAVREVSQHAQRLQTLEDTSVRLIPSVTNQDHLKICCLHANILDFYLNSILPHHDNSHHRIHRLKIDLSRVSEDLQTRGCNVTHYHDHQHAVEFRSKLAKMEHMQGMTKAMGEIDILFTYLQDYCIQTRNSSDGDVY, translated from the exons ATGAAGCTCGCCGCAGTCGTCTCGTTCGTCCGCCCGGCCGTCGCCATGCTggtcctcctgcagctgcttctgattggctggaccGAGCGCACAATAGCGAACCCAATCCACCAGGTGCTCAGCCAACCGCTGCGAAACCCGGAGACGTACCAGGCTGTGCGGGAAGTGTCACAACAC GCTCAGCGTTTGCAGACGCTGGAGGACACCAGCGTCAGACTGATTCCCAGCGTCACTAACCAG gaCCACCTGAAGATCTGCTGCCTCCACGCCAACATCCTCGACTTCTACCTGAACAGCATCCTGCCTCACCATGACAACAGTCACCATCGGATTCACAGGCTGAAGATCGACCTGAGCCGCGTCAGCGAGGACCTGCAGACTCGAGGCTGC AATGTGACTCACTACCACGACCATCAGCACGCCGTGGAGTTTCGCAGCAAGCTCGCCAAG atggAGCACATGCAAGGCATGACCAAAGCCATGGGAGAGATCGACATCCTGTTCACGTACCTGCAGGACTATTGCATCCAGACAAGGAACTCCTCCGACGGGGACGTCTACTGA